The Bacteroidetes Order II. bacterium genome contains the following window.
TTTGGAATCGTTAAATTTGGTTCGAGAATGGACATTTTAATGCCAATAGATGTGCAGGTGGACGTCCAAATGGGCCAGCAGGTTTATGCTGGAATCACCATTCTGGGCCGCATCCCTCAATAACCGGAGTACGTTATGCCACAAAGCCGCTTTCGACGCCGTTTTCAAAAAGCGCGAAAAAAACCGCAGTTACGAGAACGGATTATAATCTATCGAGAGAACCGCTCCGACCGACCACGGAAACAAATTCCACGCTCCGTGGCCCCTTCCTCCCTTACGCTTCTAAACCTCTTTTGTGGTTTTTTAGCCATTGTGCAGGTACACGAAAACAACCTGTTGGCGGCTTGTTGGCTGATCATCATTGCTGGCTTGTTTGATTTATTTGACGGCATGGTGGCACGAATGGCCAACGCCACCAGTGAATTTGGGATCGAGTTGGATTCACTGGCCGATGTGGTTTCTTTTGGCGCTGCTCCCGCATTTTTGGTATATGCCTTCGACTTGCACACGCTGGGGGTTGTAGGTATGCTTGTTGCTGCGCTTCCGGCATTAGGTGGCGCCATCCGGCTCGCACGTTTTAACACCAATGCTTCCTCCGAGAAAAGTTTTTTCTTTTCAGGATTACCCATTCCTGCGCAAGCACTGGCAATTGTTGCTTTTATTTTGGCCTTTCACGATTTTAATTTTGCCGCACATTTCGAGTTTGGTAGCAAGTCTGTTCTGGTTCCTTTGGTCGTTACGCTTTCCCTTTTTATGGTCAGTACCATTCGGTTTGCTTCCATTCCCAAACCTACTGTTTCTTCAATTCGGACATATCCATGGCTATGGATTGGCTTCGGTATTTGTTTCATCCTTATTCTGATCCTACAAGATATAGGCATCTTTTTATCCATTGTATTGTACCTGATCGCGAACCTGATTTACGCACTCGTCACCCTTGTACGCACCCTTTGGGTCGAGACAGAACCGGAAACCACCCTTTAAAACCCAACACAATGACCTTTAAGGCACTTATTACCGTCATGTTGCGGCCCTCTATCTTAGACACACAGGGCAAAGCAGCAGAACATGCACTGGAGCAATTGGGATACCAACAACTCTCCCATGTCCGCATTGGAAAGCATATTGAATTGTTGGTGCAGGCAGACTCCGCTTTGGAC
Protein-coding sequences here:
- the pssA gene encoding CDP-diacylglycerol--serine O-phosphatidyltransferase, whose amino-acid sequence is MPQSRFRRRFQKARKKPQLRERIIIYRENRSDRPRKQIPRSVAPSSLTLLNLFCGFLAIVQVHENNLLAACWLIIIAGLFDLFDGMVARMANATSEFGIELDSLADVVSFGAAPAFLVYAFDLHTLGVVGMLVAALPALGGAIRLARFNTNASSEKSFFFSGLPIPAQALAIVAFILAFHDFNFAAHFEFGSKSVLVPLVVTLSLFMVSTIRFASIPKPTVSSIRTYPWLWIGFGICFILILILQDIGIFLSIVLYLIANLIYALVTLVRTLWVETEPETTL
- the purS gene encoding phosphoribosylformylglycinamidine synthase subunit PurS — translated: MTFKALITVMLRPSILDTQGKAAEHALEQLGYQQLSHVRIGKHIELLVQADSALDAELMVRNAAEKLLSNPVMENYTVALQPV